A window of Pedobacter lusitanus contains these coding sequences:
- a CDS encoding aminotransferase class III-fold pyridoxal phosphate-dependent enzyme, with protein sequence MILSENYIKELICKYYNLDVSAEQTTGYEDQNFLLHDKQGNRFICKVNAGLPHSFFLDAQLKVMQHLSGTPVGGVIQQVIYNTAGDALTTILENGEQLYIRVLSYLGGTCIGDLLFPQPEIFDSLGATLGQMDKQLAGFIHPAAYRFTEWDLANVLNSRENLKHIRDHEKRTMVSYFLLQYEMEVVPVLSSLRKAVIHNDANDYNVLVNDNRVTGIIDFGDMVESYLINNVAVACTYAMFRQFDPLVIAVQLVKSYHEEYPLKQEELSVLYYLIAARLCKSVTTSAMQRSKSDNKHHFISEMQAWMLLYQLIKINPLMAADRFYQCCGYGSAFQTDDDYAGLKQERSRYIGANLSISYKKPLKIVRGALQYLYDDQGNTYIDCVNNVSHAGHCHPSVVMAMQRQLAKLNTNTRYLHDSLIEYGKMITSTLPSKLKVCYFTNSGSEANDLAIRISRFFTGQKDVIVLDHAYHGTSTVAMELSPYKFDGPGGAGQQSYIHKGMNPDLYRGNYRYDDENAGKKYAESIASTIDSLAEKGTGIAAFICETLLGVGGQIPLPEGYLKEVYQLVRNAGGLCIADEVQVGFGRVGEKFWGFELQDVEPDIVVLGKPIGNGHPLAAVVVTEEIAKAFNNGMEYFNTYGGNPVSMETGIAVMRVIQEEKLQQRALETGNYLLEKLKDLMKRHKIIGDVRGKGLFVGVELIKDRNTLSPAVPEINEIVEQMKDRGFLISTDGPLHNVLKIKPPMLFNIENAISFVSHLDEVLTGYY encoded by the coding sequence ATGATACTTTCTGAAAATTATATTAAAGAACTCATCTGCAAATATTATAATCTTGACGTTTCGGCTGAGCAAACGACAGGTTATGAAGACCAGAATTTTTTATTACATGATAAGCAGGGAAACCGCTTTATCTGTAAGGTAAATGCTGGTTTACCACATTCATTTTTCCTGGATGCTCAGCTCAAAGTTATGCAGCATCTCTCCGGTACTCCGGTGGGTGGAGTGATTCAACAGGTTATATATAATACAGCCGGGGATGCACTGACAACTATACTGGAAAACGGAGAACAATTATATATCCGGGTGTTATCTTATCTGGGAGGAACCTGTATAGGTGACCTTTTGTTTCCCCAGCCTGAAATTTTTGATAGTCTGGGGGCTACGCTTGGTCAAATGGATAAACAGCTGGCAGGATTTATACATCCTGCGGCTTATCGTTTTACAGAGTGGGACCTGGCAAATGTGCTGAACAGCAGGGAAAATCTTAAGCATATCAGGGATCATGAGAAAAGAACTATGGTCTCCTATTTTCTGCTGCAATATGAAATGGAGGTTGTACCTGTACTGTCTTCGTTAAGAAAGGCTGTTATACATAATGATGCTAATGATTATAATGTGCTGGTGAATGATAACAGGGTTACCGGAATCATAGATTTTGGGGATATGGTTGAAAGTTATCTGATTAATAATGTTGCTGTTGCCTGTACTTATGCGATGTTCAGGCAGTTTGATCCGCTGGTTATTGCAGTGCAGCTGGTCAAAAGTTATCATGAGGAATATCCGCTTAAACAGGAGGAACTTTCTGTTTTGTATTATCTGATCGCTGCCAGGTTATGTAAGAGCGTCACTACTTCGGCTATGCAAAGATCAAAAAGTGATAATAAGCATCATTTTATATCTGAGATGCAAGCCTGGATGCTGTTGTATCAATTGATTAAAATTAATCCGTTAATGGCTGCAGACCGTTTTTATCAATGCTGCGGATATGGTTCTGCATTTCAAACTGACGATGATTATGCTGGCTTAAAACAGGAAAGAAGCAGATATATCGGTGCAAATCTGAGTATCAGTTATAAAAAACCACTGAAAATTGTGAGAGGTGCTCTGCAGTACTTGTACGATGATCAGGGGAATACCTATATTGACTGTGTCAACAATGTGAGTCATGCCGGGCATTGTCATCCTTCGGTAGTTATGGCTATGCAAAGGCAACTGGCCAAACTCAATACGAATACACGTTATCTGCATGACAGCCTGATTGAATACGGGAAAATGATCACATCGACTCTGCCTTCGAAACTGAAAGTCTGTTATTTTACGAATTCGGGAAGTGAAGCGAATGATCTGGCCATAAGAATCAGCAGATTCTTTACCGGTCAGAAAGATGTAATTGTACTGGATCATGCTTATCATGGTACTTCAACTGTCGCTATGGAACTGAGTCCTTATAAATTTGACGGACCAGGGGGGGCGGGGCAGCAGTCTTATATTCATAAAGGAATGAATCCTGATTTGTATCGCGGAAATTACCGTTATGATGATGAAAATGCCGGAAAGAAATATGCGGAATCAATTGCCTCAACCATTGACAGTCTGGCGGAAAAAGGAACTGGTATTGCTGCGTTTATCTGTGAAACTTTATTAGGGGTTGGCGGTCAGATCCCCTTACCGGAAGGGTATTTAAAGGAGGTTTACCAGCTGGTCAGGAATGCAGGGGGATTATGTATTGCAGATGAAGTGCAGGTTGGTTTTGGAAGAGTGGGCGAAAAATTCTGGGGTTTTGAACTGCAGGATGTTGAACCTGATATTGTAGTCCTGGGCAAACCTATAGGGAATGGCCATCCGCTGGCTGCAGTAGTGGTTACAGAAGAAATTGCGAAAGCCTTTAACAATGGCATGGAGTATTTCAATACGTATGGAGGGAATCCTGTATCTATGGAAACAGGGATTGCTGTAATGCGTGTGATACAGGAAGAGAAGTTGCAGCAGAGAGCATTGGAAACCGGTAATTATCTTTTGGAGAAGCTTAAGGACTTAATGAAAAGACACAAAATCATTGGAGATGTGAGAGGGAAAGGGCTGTTTGTGGGGGTAGAGCTGATTAAAGACCGGAATACTTTAAGCCCGGCTGTTCCGGAAATTAATGAGATTGTAGAGCAAATGAAAGACCGGGGTTTTTTAATCAGTACGGATGGACCTTTGCATAATGTGCTGAAAATTAAGCCTCCAATGCTGTTTAATATAGAGAATGCAATATCTTTTGTTAGTCATCTGGATGAAGTACTGACCGGTTATTACTAA
- a CDS encoding glycoside hydrolase family 2 TIM barrel-domain containing protein encodes MNLNKLIYLISCCFFIIPFQLFAQNPDWENPHKPSLNTVHPHAWFIPEQAQTQSLDGLWRFKLVQNPSLRPLDFFKNPVQTRNWKTIKVPAHWQTEGYDKYIFTDVEYPIPPDPPFVPRDYNPVGSYQKDFTIDPAWQGKKVFIHLGAVNSFFYLWINNVYMGFSKDSKTPTEFDITGALKKGKNTVSLQVFRFSDATYLEGQDMWKLSGIERSVFLIARPLFHIFDFKVKATLDQDYRDGVFELDVAFNKSWGQRPVEGKVIAKIADPSGRVVYESHQWIRNIQQLKFSGKIAEVKSWNAEHPELYQLTITQLNGAGKVVESIQHQLGFRTAEVKNGLFLINGKPIKIKGVNRHEHDMLTGKVITEESMLRDIRLMKELNINAVRCSHYPNSEKWYSLCDQYGLYVIDEANIECDGMSMRPLITLSDKPDWKNAYLDRIERMWERDKNFSCIITWSLGNESGFGENLIAGYNWLKEKDKTRPVQYEAAKQARYSDIYCPMYKSLTVMKDYVKTWRDRPLIQCEYAHMMGNSGGNLKDDWDLIYKYPQLQGGFIWDFADQTFARKDKMGNKIWAYGRDMGKVGLTSDTSFCADGLLAADRTFHPQAYELQKVYQNVGFEAKDLKNYAFLLKNRFDFSDLSAYGIRWFIKGDGQFVAKGELGSIALKAQDEREIKLDVPDFSPQPGTAYFLTFEVYLKKASALLPGNFVVAKEQFELPVAVRFTGTDRQPSVSLDSVVKADRISYSTAAFTVGFNQKNGLLDEYSIDGRQLIKEALEPHFWRAATDNDIGNSLQIRSKVWQHAFKKARLISFEKSQLSKDKAMITAVHELAEVGLNCRTTYIVHSNGDVEVNYQLKAGSGHEPEMQRVGMRVILNPEFDRVSWLGRGPFDNYSDRNYAAHTDLYQMKADSLFYPYPRAQESGYRTGVKWAAILNAEGTGLMAIGKPELSIGVLHFDLQKLDFDKDAPENVHGGSMISEPLIWWNIDLQQTGVGGDNSWGAQTHAEYRLPYQDYKYAFTLRPVFKKQVLTDRAKNSKP; translated from the coding sequence ATGAATTTAAATAAACTGATTTACCTGATTAGCTGTTGTTTTTTCATTATTCCTTTTCAGCTGTTTGCACAAAATCCTGACTGGGAAAATCCACATAAACCATCTTTAAATACCGTACATCCACATGCCTGGTTTATTCCTGAGCAGGCTCAGACGCAATCTCTGGACGGGTTATGGAGATTTAAGCTGGTACAAAATCCTTCTTTAAGACCATTGGACTTTTTTAAAAATCCGGTGCAGACCAGAAACTGGAAAACGATTAAAGTACCTGCACACTGGCAGACGGAAGGTTATGATAAATATATTTTTACAGATGTGGAATATCCCATCCCGCCTGATCCGCCTTTTGTTCCGCGTGATTATAATCCTGTCGGATCTTATCAGAAAGATTTTACCATTGATCCTGCATGGCAGGGAAAAAAGGTCTTTATCCATCTGGGGGCTGTAAACTCATTTTTTTATTTATGGATTAATAATGTTTATATGGGTTTTAGTAAGGATAGCAAAACACCAACAGAATTTGATATTACCGGTGCGTTAAAAAAAGGTAAGAATACGGTATCGCTGCAGGTATTCAGATTCAGCGATGCCACTTACCTTGAAGGGCAGGATATGTGGAAACTGAGCGGGATAGAAAGAAGTGTTTTTTTAATTGCCAGACCGTTATTTCACATTTTTGATTTTAAGGTTAAAGCTACGCTGGATCAGGACTACCGGGACGGTGTTTTTGAGCTTGATGTGGCTTTCAATAAGTCATGGGGGCAGCGTCCGGTAGAGGGAAAGGTCATTGCTAAAATTGCTGATCCTTCCGGGCGGGTCGTGTATGAGTCTCATCAGTGGATCAGAAATATTCAGCAATTAAAGTTTTCCGGTAAAATAGCTGAGGTTAAAAGCTGGAATGCAGAACACCCTGAACTGTATCAGTTAACCATTACCCAGTTGAACGGGGCCGGAAAAGTGGTGGAAAGTATTCAGCATCAGCTCGGATTTCGGACAGCAGAGGTTAAAAACGGCTTGTTTTTAATCAATGGCAAACCCATAAAAATTAAAGGGGTTAACCGGCATGAGCATGATATGCTTACAGGAAAAGTGATTACTGAAGAGAGTATGCTGCGGGATATCCGGTTGATGAAAGAGTTAAATATCAATGCGGTAAGATGTAGTCATTATCCCAATTCAGAAAAATGGTATTCGCTATGTGACCAGTATGGTTTGTATGTGATTGACGAGGCAAATATTGAGTGTGACGGGATGAGCATGAGACCGCTGATAACTTTATCAGATAAACCGGACTGGAAAAATGCCTATCTGGACAGGATAGAAAGAATGTGGGAGCGGGATAAAAATTTCAGCTGTATTATAACCTGGTCACTGGGAAATGAAAGTGGTTTTGGAGAGAATCTCATTGCCGGCTATAACTGGTTAAAGGAAAAGGATAAAACACGCCCGGTACAATATGAAGCCGCGAAACAGGCCCGGTACTCGGATATCTATTGCCCGATGTACAAATCGCTGACTGTCATGAAAGACTATGTGAAAACATGGCGCGACCGGCCTTTGATTCAATGTGAATATGCACATATGATGGGAAACAGCGGAGGTAATCTGAAAGATGACTGGGATTTAATCTATAAATATCCGCAATTGCAGGGAGGTTTTATCTGGGATTTTGCGGATCAGACTTTCGCCCGTAAAGATAAAATGGGAAATAAAATATGGGCTTATGGCAGAGATATGGGGAAAGTGGGTTTAACCAGTGATACCAGTTTCTGTGCGGATGGTTTACTGGCTGCAGACCGGACTTTTCATCCTCAGGCTTATGAATTGCAAAAAGTATATCAGAACGTTGGATTTGAGGCAAAGGATCTTAAAAACTATGCCTTTTTGCTGAAAAACAGATTTGATTTCTCTGATCTGTCAGCCTATGGAATCAGATGGTTTATTAAAGGAGATGGTCAGTTTGTTGCCAAAGGTGAATTGGGTAGCATCGCTTTAAAAGCGCAGGATGAGCGGGAAATCAAACTGGATGTTCCGGATTTTTCTCCTCAGCCCGGCACTGCTTACTTTTTGACATTTGAGGTTTATCTGAAAAAAGCATCGGCCCTGCTGCCCGGAAATTTTGTAGTAGCCAAAGAGCAGTTTGAATTACCGGTAGCTGTACGTTTTACAGGTACCGACCGGCAGCCTTCTGTATCTCTGGACTCTGTAGTCAAAGCGGACAGGATAAGTTATTCTACGGCTGCATTTACTGTTGGTTTTAATCAGAAAAACGGTTTACTGGATGAATATTCTATTGATGGCCGGCAACTGATTAAAGAGGCTCTGGAACCTCATTTCTGGCGTGCTGCAACTGACAATGACATCGGAAACAGTTTACAGATCAGAAGTAAAGTCTGGCAGCATGCTTTTAAAAAAGCAAGATTAATATCTTTTGAAAAAAGTCAGCTCTCAAAGGATAAAGCAATGATCACTGCTGTTCATGAGCTGGCAGAGGTTGGTTTAAACTGCCGCACTACTTATATAGTTCATAGCAATGGGGATGTTGAAGTAAATTATCAGCTAAAAGCCGGAAGCGGCCATGAGCCTGAAATGCAAAGAGTAGGAATGAGAGTAATTTTAAACCCGGAATTTGACCGGGTAAGCTGGCTGGGCAGAGGGCCATTTGATAATTATTCGGATAGAAATTATGCTGCACATACAGATTTGTATCAAATGAAAGCAGATTCTCTTTTTTATCCTTATCCAAGGGCACAGGAAAGTGGTTATCGCACGGGTGTGAAGTGGGCGGCAATACTGAATGCGGAAGGAACAGGGCTAATGGCCATTGGTAAACCTGAATTAAGTATAGGAGTGCTTCATTTTGATCTTCAAAAGCTGGATTTTGATAAAGATGCTCCTGAAAATGTTCATGGCGGATCGATGATCAGCGAGCCGCTGATCTGGTGGAATATTGATCTTCAGCAAACAGGGGTAGGTGGGGACAACAGCTGGGGAGCACAAACACATGCGGAGTACCGGTTACCTTATCAGGATTATAAATACGCATTTACTTTAAGACCGGTTTTTAAGAAACAGGTACTGACAGACCGGGCAAAAAACAGTAAACCTTAG
- a CDS encoding RagB/SusD family nutrient uptake outer membrane protein: MKNTILYLILCLWLSAIGCKKSELEQSVPDQLTVDNFWTTKERALSGLAAAYSQLEGFVAWDNYVEARSVREFYREDYVIPGADAYNYPWWTEHYTFEFTSGNYAIDLLWRENYRGINFSNQVIEHVSAMNTSAIDEASKKQIVAEAKFLRAYYHFKILNNFSQVMIRDKVPASEAELSKPFSSRTEVYEFILKDLKEAEPDLPLRSERPATELGRVTKSAVQAYLGKVYLYRAGDEQSNAAAYYKEAQNWLQKVIVSGQYSLDPKFLEMFNGVTKNSPESVFELQQSADATSGAIYRSYLSDWVAASELGGYGEIYGTPRLLAEMLKEGKIAGGNYDARVYQTLYFNDPYFNNSSDPQVYGSTYNETFGTGAQTIAFRKWIPASPDRIGMSNAINFPLMRYADVLLMYAEVLNEQGNAGATAYLTQVRKRAGLPDAVAGDKQTVFNQIVHERVMEFTLEGSRFYDLRRWGLLTQQMQAAGRKFNPAQAFYPTPLKEVINNPDAK; encoded by the coding sequence ATGAAAAATACTATATTATACCTCATATTATGTCTCTGGCTGTCGGCCATCGGGTGTAAAAAAAGTGAACTGGAACAAAGTGTTCCTGATCAGTTAACTGTTGATAATTTCTGGACCACGAAAGAGCGTGCGCTTTCAGGACTGGCTGCAGCCTATTCACAACTGGAAGGGTTTGTTGCCTGGGATAATTATGTGGAGGCACGTTCTGTAAGGGAGTTTTACAGAGAAGATTATGTGATTCCCGGGGCTGATGCCTATAATTATCCGTGGTGGACAGAACATTATACTTTTGAGTTTACTTCTGGAAATTATGCAATTGACCTGTTATGGCGCGAGAATTACCGGGGGATTAATTTCTCTAATCAGGTCATTGAGCATGTGAGTGCCATGAATACCAGTGCAATTGATGAAGCAAGTAAAAAGCAGATCGTTGCAGAGGCAAAATTTCTGAGAGCTTATTATCATTTCAAGATTCTGAATAATTTCAGTCAGGTCATGATCAGGGATAAGGTACCTGCCTCTGAAGCTGAATTGTCTAAACCATTTTCTTCGCGAACTGAGGTTTATGAATTCATCCTGAAAGATCTTAAAGAAGCAGAACCGGATTTGCCTTTAAGGTCTGAGCGACCTGCTACTGAACTGGGCAGGGTTACGAAAAGTGCAGTACAGGCTTATTTGGGGAAAGTTTATTTATACCGCGCAGGGGATGAGCAATCCAATGCTGCAGCTTATTATAAAGAGGCGCAGAACTGGTTGCAGAAAGTTATCGTTTCAGGTCAGTACTCGCTTGATCCGAAATTCCTGGAAATGTTTAACGGGGTGACAAAAAACAGCCCGGAATCTGTCTTTGAGCTGCAGCAATCTGCCGACGCCACAAGCGGAGCTATTTACCGCTCTTATCTGAGTGACTGGGTTGCAGCTTCAGAACTTGGAGGTTACGGAGAAATTTACGGCACACCCAGACTGCTTGCCGAAATGCTGAAGGAAGGTAAAATAGCAGGAGGAAATTATGATGCAAGGGTGTATCAGACTTTATATTTTAACGATCCTTATTTCAATAACAGCAGTGATCCGCAGGTTTATGGAAGTACTTATAACGAAACTTTTGGTACAGGTGCACAAACCATTGCCTTCAGAAAGTGGATTCCTGCAAGTCCGGACAGGATAGGAATGTCCAATGCGATCAATTTTCCGCTGATGCGTTATGCTGATGTGTTGTTAATGTATGCCGAGGTGCTCAATGAACAGGGGAATGCTGGAGCCACTGCATACCTGACCCAGGTGCGCAAACGTGCTGGTTTGCCGGATGCGGTTGCGGGAGACAAACAGACAGTGTTTAATCAGATTGTACATGAAAGGGTAATGGAATTTACCCTGGAGGGCAGCAGGTTTTATGATTTAAGACGCTGGGGACTGCTCACTCAGCAAATGCAGGCTGCAGGCAGAAAATTCAATCCTGCGCAGGCTTTTTATCCTACACCACTGAAAGAAGTTATCAATAATCCTGATGCTAAATAA
- a CDS encoding MGH1-like glycoside hydrolase domain-containing protein, with product MKQLLFLVFSLMLNTVFGQNSRDQYPDVLKLGYEVSDPTKIETNVFADFGAWHAYTLPAEKNNYGSFTGPLIMDMEGEWLAGTLAKLTVKLSGKKLDLSRGKTDLHYYPGLLEQEIKIEGLRIKLQLIFVSGRTAVIRTLITNESALGKDIQLSWSGNCLLKDTQLLQNEHGIRINFSREHVFQLDFGGKEQLSYQLTASGYEAGTADRILMPGEVHEYIRRESYYLQAGEIPVSIGNINFNQALLANKVRWNGYLNSYFNAPGVKLTDSTQRRLAVKAIVTLITNWRSKAKDLLHDGVFPSLNYQGFYGFWSWDSWKQAAGLSYFFPSLAKDNMLALFDYQDEYGMIADCIYTDQKENNWRDTKPPLAAWATWEIYLRTGDKSFLKTMYPKLTLYHQWWYKNRDHNQNGLCEYGSTDGTRTAALWESGMDNAIRFDRAVLLKNNDHAWSLNQESVDLNVYLYTEKEYLAKIASAIGLNKEAVNWSAQLPVLKKLLNDTFYNQDKGFYYDKLIGGNQVEVAGPEGWIPLWGGISSQEQAAAVMKMMMKAGKFNTVVPLPTIAADHPDFDPLKGYWRGPVWIDQVYFGLNGLQRYGYHQQAAVLLAKLLQNANGLSGQGPIRENYHPVTGKGLNAINFSWSAAHLLLLLKEEINQPH from the coding sequence ATGAAGCAACTTTTATTTTTAGTATTCAGCTTAATGCTGAATACTGTTTTTGGGCAAAATTCCAGGGATCAGTATCCTGATGTGCTGAAACTGGGTTACGAGGTCTCTGATCCCACAAAAATTGAGACCAATGTATTTGCCGATTTTGGGGCATGGCATGCTTATACTTTACCCGCTGAAAAAAACAATTATGGCTCTTTTACTGGTCCTTTAATCATGGATATGGAAGGCGAATGGCTGGCCGGTACACTGGCTAAATTAACAGTAAAGCTTTCGGGTAAAAAGCTGGATTTAAGCAGAGGGAAAACAGATTTGCATTATTATCCGGGTTTACTGGAACAGGAAATAAAGATCGAAGGACTCCGGATTAAACTGCAGCTGATTTTTGTATCCGGCAGAACAGCAGTAATCAGAACTTTGATTACCAATGAGTCCGCTTTGGGAAAAGATATCCAGCTAAGCTGGTCGGGAAACTGTTTGTTAAAGGATACGCAGCTTTTGCAAAATGAGCATGGTATCCGGATTAATTTTAGCAGGGAGCATGTTTTTCAGCTGGATTTTGGGGGTAAGGAACAGCTTTCTTATCAATTGACAGCCAGCGGATATGAGGCAGGTACTGCAGACCGGATATTAATGCCGGGAGAGGTTCATGAATATATACGCCGGGAAAGTTATTATCTGCAGGCCGGAGAGATACCTGTAAGTATCGGAAATATCAATTTTAATCAGGCTCTTCTGGCTAACAAGGTACGCTGGAACGGATATCTGAACAGTTATTTTAATGCACCTGGCGTAAAACTAACGGATAGTACTCAACGCAGACTGGCCGTTAAAGCTATAGTAACGCTGATAACCAACTGGCGCAGTAAGGCTAAAGATTTATTGCATGATGGCGTATTTCCTTCGTTAAATTATCAGGGTTTTTATGGCTTCTGGAGCTGGGATAGCTGGAAACAGGCAGCAGGACTCAGTTATTTTTTTCCTTCGCTGGCAAAAGATAATATGCTTGCCCTGTTTGACTATCAGGATGAATATGGAATGATAGCTGATTGTATTTATACCGATCAAAAGGAAAATAACTGGCGTGATACCAAACCGCCTCTTGCTGCATGGGCAACCTGGGAAATCTATCTGCGTACCGGGGACAAGTCTTTTTTAAAGACTATGTATCCTAAACTAACACTTTATCATCAATGGTGGTATAAAAACAGGGATCATAATCAGAACGGACTTTGTGAATACGGATCAACTGACGGAACAAGAACTGCGGCCTTATGGGAAAGCGGAATGGATAATGCAATCCGGTTTGACCGGGCCGTATTACTTAAAAATAATGATCATGCCTGGTCATTAAATCAGGAGTCTGTTGATCTCAATGTCTATCTCTATACTGAAAAGGAATATTTAGCGAAGATCGCTTCTGCAATCGGTTTAAATAAAGAAGCCGTAAACTGGTCTGCACAGCTTCCTGTTTTGAAGAAATTACTCAATGATACTTTTTATAATCAGGATAAGGGTTTTTACTATGATAAACTGATAGGCGGGAATCAGGTTGAAGTAGCCGGACCTGAAGGCTGGATACCTTTATGGGGTGGAATTTCAAGTCAGGAACAAGCTGCAGCTGTCATGAAGATGATGATGAAAGCCGGGAAGTTTAACACGGTAGTTCCTTTACCTACCATCGCGGCTGATCATCCGGACTTTGATCCGCTGAAGGGTTACTGGAGAGGCCCGGTCTGGATAGATCAGGTATATTTTGGTCTCAATGGATTACAGCGGTATGGTTATCATCAGCAGGCAGCTGTATTATTGGCTAAACTGTTACAAAATGCAAATGGTTTAAGCGGACAGGGACCAATCAGGGAAAATTATCATCCTGTAACCGGCAAAGGTCTGAATGCAATTAATTTCAGCTGGTCTGCTGCACATTTATTACTCCTGCTTAAAGAAGAGATAAATCAGCCACATTAA
- a CDS encoding acyl-CoA synthetase: MEKTFRTIRRIIADKQFEKLKSLELIKPEFFNWATDIFEGIHVSETPAANALIWTDGKVTLNFTFLQISQESNRVLNFLRNKGIQQTHVILTQMSLQPLNWFSLMAAIKGGFRMIPAANILGVQDIVYRFEKLMPEVVIADAENASKIEEAENICGKKVLVKIIAEGHREGWYTPADIAKEADHAAGAVTRADDPLFLFFTSGTTGMPKVAVHTHLSYPFGHLTTSSWIGLRQDDIHYNISQPGWAKFAWSSFFAPWNIGASIFAFHQKDRFNAGETLQLMEKHQITTFCAPPTVLRMLIQEDLKSYHFSLRSCVAAGEPLNPEVIETWRNGTGILIRDGFGQTESTCLVANLPDMEVKFGSMGKPAFLYDVVIADEHGLELPVGEEGNICVKMDTGRPNGIFKDYFGNPEKRKEVFKHGLYYTGDKAYQDEDGYIWFVGRDDDVIKSSDYRIGPFEVESVLLEHEAVLESAVVGSPHELKGLEVKAFVILNAGYKPEGVLADELFSYSRDRLSPYKMPRIIEFVTELPKTISGKIRRMELRKVEAEHKGQGIVMEQEYFYIRKNKPGSFNG, from the coding sequence ATGGAAAAAACATTCAGAACAATACGCAGAATTATAGCAGACAAGCAATTTGAAAAGCTGAAAAGTCTTGAGCTTATAAAGCCGGAATTTTTTAACTGGGCAACTGATATTTTTGAGGGAATTCATGTAAGTGAAACTCCCGCTGCAAATGCTTTAATCTGGACTGACGGAAAGGTTACCCTTAATTTTACTTTTCTGCAGATCAGCCAGGAAAGTAACAGAGTGTTGAATTTTCTCAGGAATAAAGGGATACAACAAACTCATGTTATTTTGACACAAATGTCTTTGCAGCCATTAAACTGGTTTAGTCTGATGGCAGCAATTAAAGGAGGTTTCAGGATGATTCCCGCTGCCAATATTCTGGGTGTTCAGGATATTGTTTACCGGTTTGAAAAGTTAATGCCGGAGGTCGTGATTGCTGATGCAGAGAATGCGTCCAAGATTGAAGAGGCGGAAAATATCTGCGGGAAAAAGGTTTTGGTTAAAATCATTGCTGAAGGACACAGAGAAGGCTGGTATACACCAGCAGATATAGCGAAGGAAGCAGATCATGCTGCCGGGGCAGTCACCAGGGCTGATGATCCTTTGTTCCTGTTTTTTACGTCGGGAACAACGGGTATGCCTAAAGTAGCTGTACATACACATTTGAGTTATCCTTTTGGTCATCTGACCACAAGTTCGTGGATAGGATTGCGACAGGATGATATTCATTATAATATTTCTCAGCCGGGCTGGGCAAAATTTGCATGGAGCAGTTTTTTTGCACCCTGGAATATAGGTGCTTCAATCTTCGCCTTTCATCAAAAGGATCGTTTTAATGCCGGTGAAACACTGCAACTGATGGAAAAACATCAGATTACTACTTTTTGTGCACCACCTACTGTTTTACGGATGCTGATCCAGGAAGATCTGAAATCTTATCATTTCAGCCTGAGGTCTTGTGTTGCGGCCGGAGAACCGCTGAACCCTGAAGTCATTGAGACCTGGAGAAATGGTACCGGCATATTAATCAGAGATGGTTTTGGACAGACTGAAAGCACTTGTCTGGTAGCTAATCTGCCGGATATGGAAGTTAAATTCGGATCTATGGGTAAACCTGCTTTTTTATATGATGTGGTAATTGCTGATGAACATGGTCTGGAATTGCCCGTTGGTGAGGAGGGAAATATCTGTGTTAAAATGGATACCGGAAGACCTAATGGCATATTTAAGGACTATTTCGGAAATCCAGAAAAAAGAAAAGAAGTCTTTAAACATGGTCTGTATTATACAGGGGATAAGGCTTATCAGGATGAGGATGGTTATATCTGGTTTGTGGGCAGGGACGATGATGTGATCAAGTCTTCAGATTACCGTATTGGTCCTTTTGAAGTGGAAAGTGTTTTGCTTGAACATGAAGCTGTGCTGGAGTCTGCTGTAGTTGGAAGTCCGCATGAGCTGAAAGGCCTGGAGGTTAAGGCATTCGTAATTCTGAATGCGGGTTATAAACCTGAGGGAGTGTTGGCTGATGAATTATTCTCTTATTCCAGAGACAGGCTTTCACCTTATAAAATGCCCCGCATCATTGAGTTTGTAACGGAATTGCCAAAAACTATCAGTGGAAAGATCAGAAGAATGGAGTTAAGGAAGGTTGAGGCTGAACATAAAGGACAGGGAATTGTGATGGAACAGGAATATTTTTATATCAGGAAGAATAAACCGGGCTCCTTTAACGGATAA